In Streptomyces hawaiiensis, one genomic interval encodes:
- a CDS encoding glycoside hydrolase family 43 protein, translated as MTSGTYRNPVLDADWSDPDVVRVGDDFYLTASSFGRAPGLPLLHSRDLVNWTLVGHALECLEPAAEFGRPRHDCGVWAPSLRYHDERFWIFWGDPDQGIFQVNAPQIRGPWTRPHLLKAGKGLIDPCPLWDEETGEAYLVHAWAKSRSGVKNRLTGHRMRPDGTGLLDEGKVIVDGDRIPGWFTLEGPKLYRHDGWFWIFAPAGGVETGWQGAFRSRGFFGPYEEKVVLEQKDTDVNGPHQGGWVRTPSGEDWFLHFQQRGAYGRVVHLQPMRWGPDSWPVLGDDGAPVREHRRPALPPQPPAAPATDDDFPGGRYGRQWQWTANPGDGWATQHSGDGLRLTCVRSADAHDLRKLPHVLTQRLPGKPCTAEVELRLDSDDPGARAGLAVLGDAFGWIGLQRGSDGTVHLVHRFAEGVAEAERDAAHPRLAPEGRVRLRIEIGADARCRFSSDVGDGFRPSGPVFAATPWRWVGALLGLFALAPAGQGHAGAATFTQFRISYS; from the coding sequence GTGACCTCCGGGACCTACCGCAACCCGGTCCTCGACGCCGACTGGTCCGACCCGGACGTCGTCCGCGTCGGCGACGACTTCTACCTGACCGCCTCCAGCTTCGGCCGCGCCCCCGGACTGCCGCTGCTGCACTCCCGGGATCTGGTCAACTGGACCCTGGTCGGCCACGCGCTCGAATGCCTTGAACCGGCCGCCGAGTTCGGCAGACCCCGGCACGACTGCGGTGTCTGGGCCCCCTCCCTCAGGTATCACGACGAACGCTTCTGGATCTTCTGGGGCGACCCCGACCAGGGCATCTTCCAGGTCAACGCCCCGCAGATCAGGGGCCCCTGGACCCGCCCGCACCTGCTGAAGGCCGGCAAGGGCCTGATCGACCCCTGCCCCCTGTGGGACGAGGAGACCGGGGAGGCCTACCTGGTCCATGCCTGGGCCAAGTCCCGCTCCGGCGTCAAGAACCGCCTCACCGGCCACCGGATGCGCCCCGACGGCACCGGCCTCCTCGACGAGGGCAAGGTGATCGTCGACGGCGACCGCATACCCGGCTGGTTCACCCTCGAAGGCCCCAAGCTGTACCGGCACGACGGCTGGTTCTGGATTTTCGCCCCCGCCGGCGGCGTGGAGACCGGCTGGCAGGGTGCCTTCCGCTCGCGCGGCTTCTTCGGGCCGTACGAGGAGAAAGTCGTCCTGGAGCAGAAGGACACCGACGTCAACGGGCCCCACCAGGGCGGCTGGGTACGCACCCCGTCCGGCGAGGACTGGTTCCTGCACTTCCAGCAGCGCGGCGCCTACGGCCGTGTCGTCCACCTCCAGCCGATGCGCTGGGGCCCGGACAGCTGGCCGGTGCTCGGGGACGACGGCGCCCCCGTCCGCGAACACCGCCGCCCCGCCCTGCCGCCGCAGCCGCCCGCCGCGCCGGCCACCGACGACGACTTCCCCGGCGGACGGTACGGCCGCCAGTGGCAGTGGACCGCCAACCCGGGCGACGGCTGGGCCACCCAGCACTCCGGGGACGGGCTGCGACTGACCTGCGTCCGCTCGGCCGACGCTCACGACCTGCGGAAACTGCCCCACGTGCTGACGCAGCGGCTGCCCGGAAAACCCTGCACCGCCGAGGTGGAGCTACGCCTCGACAGCGACGATCCCGGGGCCCGGGCCGGACTCGCGGTCCTCGGGGACGCGTTCGGCTGGATCGGACTCCAGCGGGGCTCGGACGGCACCGTCCACCTCGTGCACCGGTTCGCCGAGGGTGTCGCCGAGGCCGAACGTGACGCCGCCCACCCCCGACTCGCCCCCGAGGGCCGGGTCCGGCTGCGGATCGAGATCGGCGCGGACGCCCGCTGCCGCTTCTCCTCCGACGTCGGCGACGGCTTCCGCCCGTCCGGCCCAGTCTTCGCCGCCACCCCGTGGCGCTGGGTCGGCGCCCTGCTCGGCCTCTTCGCCCTCGCGCCCGCCGGTCAGGGACACGCCGGCGCGGCGACCTTCACCCAGTTCCGGATCAGCTACTCGTAA
- a CDS encoding Gfo/Idh/MocA family protein has protein sequence MSGRMIDPMSEPLSTPLPVVLAGARGHGRWHVENIRRLQRKGIVRLVGICELTPLTEEELGDLGTPEQSADFGALLDSTGARIAVICTPIPTHTDLALTAAERGVHLLLEKPPAPSYAEFRRMADGVAAAGVVCQIGFQSLGSHALSAVRELIEKGAIGELVGIGGAGAWVRDEDYFRRAAWAGKRRLNGVDVIDGALTNPLAHAVATALALGGSTRAEDVTRIETELLHANDIESDDTSCVRITTAQGHPVTVAATLCAERADEPYVLVHGSSGRITFWYKQDRVLLQRAGHGPEESEHGRTDLLENLVDHLTTGADLLVPPDGTGAFMKVVEAIRTAPDPASLPDTAWHRIPGENRRVVPGIDGLVAAAADTLSLYSELGAPWAPLSNEVSTR, from the coding sequence ATGAGCGGTCGCATGATCGATCCCATGAGCGAACCCCTGAGCACGCCCCTGCCCGTCGTCCTCGCCGGTGCCCGCGGTCACGGCCGCTGGCACGTGGAGAACATCCGCCGTCTACAGCGCAAGGGCATCGTCCGGCTCGTCGGAATCTGCGAGCTGACGCCGCTGACCGAGGAAGAACTGGGCGACCTGGGCACCCCCGAGCAGTCCGCCGACTTCGGCGCCCTGCTCGACTCCACCGGCGCCCGGATCGCGGTGATCTGCACCCCGATCCCCACCCACACCGACCTCGCCCTCACGGCGGCCGAACGGGGTGTGCACCTCCTCCTGGAGAAGCCGCCCGCCCCCTCCTACGCCGAGTTCCGCCGGATGGCCGACGGGGTCGCCGCGGCCGGAGTCGTCTGCCAGATCGGCTTCCAGTCGCTGGGCTCGCACGCCCTGTCCGCCGTCCGCGAGCTGATCGAGAAGGGCGCGATCGGGGAGCTCGTCGGGATCGGCGGCGCCGGTGCCTGGGTGCGCGACGAGGACTACTTCCGGCGGGCGGCCTGGGCGGGCAAGCGGCGGCTGAACGGCGTCGACGTGATCGACGGGGCGCTGACCAACCCCCTCGCCCACGCCGTCGCCACCGCCCTCGCCCTAGGCGGCAGCACCCGCGCCGAGGACGTCACCCGCATCGAGACCGAGCTGCTGCACGCCAACGACATCGAGTCCGACGACACCTCCTGCGTCCGGATCACCACCGCGCAGGGCCACCCGGTCACCGTCGCCGCGACCCTGTGCGCCGAGCGGGCCGACGAGCCGTACGTGCTGGTGCACGGCAGCAGCGGCCGGATCACCTTCTGGTACAAGCAGGACCGCGTGCTGCTCCAGCGCGCGGGGCACGGCCCGGAGGAGTCCGAGCACGGCCGCACCGACCTGCTGGAGAACCTCGTCGACCACCTCACCACCGGCGCGGACCTGCTCGTCCCGCCGGACGGGACCGGCGCCTTCATGAAGGTCGTGGAGGCCATCCGCACCGCTCCCGACCCGGCATCGCTGCCCGACACCGCCTGGCACCGGATCCCCGGCGAGAACCGCCGGGTGGTGCCCGGCATCGACGGACTCGTCGCGGCCGCCGCCGACACCCTCTCCCTCTACTCCGAGCTCGGCGCCCCCTGGGCACCCCTGTCGAACGAGGTGAGCACCCGATGA
- the araD gene encoding L-arabinonate dehydratase codes for MTGRKRPEELRSHQWYGTEGLRTFSHRARTRQLGYLPEEHLGKPVIAILNTWSDINPCHVHLRDRAQAVKRGVWQAGGFPLEFPVSTLSETFQKPTPMLYRNMLAMETEELLRSYPVDGAVLMGGCDKSTPALLMGAASADLPAVFVPAGPMLPGHWRNEILGSGTDMWKYWDDKRAGVIGDCEMQELESGLARSPGHCMTMGTASTLTAAAEALGVTVPGASSIPAVDSGHDRMAARAGMTIVELVDKDRKLSDILTAEAFQDAVTTVLGLGGSTNAVIHLIAMAGRAGVRLTLDDFDRVARTVPVLANVRPGGQTYLMEDFHFAGGLPGFLSRITDLLHLDRPTVSYDTLREQITGAQVHNDDVIRTRDNPVAPEGGVAVLRGNLCPDGAVIKHIAAEPHLLKHTGPAVVFDDYKTMQRTINDPALGITPDHVLVLRNAGPKGGPGMPEYGMLPLPDHLLKQGVRDMVRISDARMSGTSYGTCVLHVAPESYVGGPLALVRTGDSITLDVEARALHLHVDDEELERRRAQWTPPPVRYERGYGALYNEQITQADTGCDFEFLARPGKVQDPYAG; via the coding sequence ATGACCGGCCGGAAGCGTCCCGAGGAGCTGCGGAGCCACCAGTGGTACGGCACCGAGGGGCTGCGCACCTTCAGCCACCGCGCCCGCACCCGGCAGCTCGGCTATCTGCCCGAGGAGCACCTGGGCAAGCCGGTCATCGCGATCCTCAACACCTGGTCCGACATCAACCCCTGCCACGTCCACCTGCGCGACCGCGCCCAGGCCGTGAAGCGGGGGGTGTGGCAGGCCGGCGGTTTCCCCCTGGAGTTCCCGGTCTCCACGCTCAGCGAGACCTTCCAGAAGCCGACCCCGATGCTCTACCGCAACATGCTCGCGATGGAGACGGAGGAGCTGCTGCGGTCGTATCCGGTCGACGGGGCCGTGCTGATGGGCGGTTGTGACAAGTCGACGCCCGCGCTGCTCATGGGAGCCGCGTCCGCCGATCTGCCGGCGGTGTTCGTGCCGGCCGGGCCGATGCTGCCGGGCCACTGGCGCAACGAAATCCTCGGCTCCGGCACCGACATGTGGAAGTACTGGGACGACAAGCGGGCCGGCGTCATCGGCGACTGCGAGATGCAGGAGCTGGAGAGCGGCCTGGCCCGCTCGCCCGGCCACTGCATGACGATGGGCACGGCCTCCACGCTGACCGCTGCCGCCGAGGCCCTCGGCGTCACCGTCCCGGGTGCCTCCAGCATCCCGGCCGTCGACTCCGGGCACGACCGGATGGCCGCCAGGGCGGGCATGACGATCGTCGAACTGGTCGACAAAGACCGCAAGCTGAGCGACATCCTCACCGCCGAGGCCTTCCAGGACGCCGTGACGACCGTGCTCGGACTCGGCGGCTCCACCAACGCCGTGATCCACCTGATCGCCATGGCGGGCCGCGCGGGGGTCCGGCTCACCCTCGACGACTTCGACCGCGTCGCCCGCACGGTCCCGGTGCTGGCCAACGTACGGCCCGGCGGACAGACGTACCTGATGGAGGATTTCCACTTCGCGGGCGGCCTGCCCGGGTTCCTCTCCCGGATCACGGACCTGCTCCACCTGGACCGGCCGACCGTCTCGTACGACACCCTGCGCGAGCAGATCACCGGCGCCCAGGTCCACAACGACGACGTCATCCGCACCCGGGACAACCCGGTCGCGCCGGAGGGCGGAGTCGCCGTGCTGCGCGGCAACCTCTGCCCGGACGGCGCGGTCATCAAGCACATCGCCGCCGAGCCGCACCTGCTCAAGCACACCGGGCCCGCCGTCGTCTTCGACGACTACAAGACCATGCAGCGCACCATCAACGACCCGGCGCTCGGCATCACCCCCGACCACGTGCTCGTGCTGCGCAACGCCGGCCCCAAGGGCGGCCCGGGCATGCCCGAGTACGGGATGCTGCCGCTGCCCGACCACCTGCTCAAGCAGGGAGTCCGGGACATGGTCCGGATCTCCGACGCCCGGATGAGCGGCACGAGTTACGGCACGTGTGTGCTGCACGTCGCGCCAGAGTCGTACGTCGGCGGACCGCTCGCCCTCGTGCGCACCGGCGACAGCATCACCCTCGACGTCGAGGCGCGCGCCCTCCATCTCCACGTCGACGACGAGGAACTGGAGCGGCGCAGGGCGCAGTGGACCCCGCCGCCCGTCCGGTACGAGCGCGGCTACGGCGCGCTCTACAACGAGCAGATCACGCAGGCCGACACCGGCTGCGACTTCGAGTTCCTGGCCCGACCGGGCAAGGTGCAGGACCCGTACGCGGGCTGA
- a CDS encoding carbohydrate ABC transporter permease encodes MAQAAAVAKPPAPPRRRRASATPRRLPYLLIAPAALLMVGFIAYPVISVFYYSLQNYNPTKPWRNGYAGFDNFVHAFTKDPIFWDTLVFSAKWVVVEVGLQLLFGLALALIVNQTFVGRGLGRALVFSPWAVSGVLTSAIWVLLYNSQTGITRYLADMGIGSYGTSWLSDTSTVFPAAIVADLWRGVPFFAILILADLQSVSRDLYEAAEVDGASRIKQFWHITLPHLKDAIILSTLLRAVWEFNNVDLLYTLTGGGPAGETTTLPLYIANTSVDAHNFGYASALTTVAFVILLFCSMVYLRLSKFGGEK; translated from the coding sequence ATGGCCCAAGCCGCAGCCGTGGCGAAACCGCCCGCGCCACCCCGGCGGCGCCGGGCCTCCGCCACGCCGCGCAGGCTCCCGTACCTGCTGATCGCACCGGCCGCCCTGCTCATGGTGGGGTTCATCGCCTATCCGGTCATCAGCGTCTTCTACTACAGCCTGCAGAACTACAACCCCACCAAGCCATGGCGGAACGGTTACGCGGGCTTCGACAACTTCGTCCACGCCTTCACCAAGGACCCGATCTTCTGGGACACCCTGGTCTTCAGCGCCAAGTGGGTCGTCGTCGAGGTCGGGCTCCAGCTGCTGTTCGGCCTCGCGCTCGCCCTGATCGTCAACCAGACCTTCGTGGGCCGGGGCCTCGGGCGCGCCCTGGTCTTCTCCCCATGGGCCGTCTCCGGCGTGCTGACCTCCGCGATCTGGGTGCTGCTCTACAACTCCCAGACGGGCATCACCCGTTACCTCGCGGACATGGGCATCGGCTCCTACGGCACGAGCTGGCTGTCGGACACCTCGACCGTGTTCCCGGCGGCGATCGTGGCCGACCTGTGGCGAGGGGTGCCGTTCTTCGCGATCCTCATCCTCGCCGACCTCCAGTCGGTCTCCAGGGACCTCTACGAGGCCGCCGAGGTCGACGGAGCGAGCCGGATCAAGCAGTTCTGGCACATCACGCTGCCGCACCTGAAGGACGCCATCATCCTGTCCACGCTGCTGCGCGCGGTGTGGGAGTTCAACAACGTCGACCTGCTCTACACCCTGACCGGCGGCGGCCCGGCGGGTGAGACGACCACGCTGCCGCTGTACATCGCCAACACATCCGTCGACGCCCACAACTTCGGCTACGCGTCGGCCCTGACCACGGTGGCGTTCGTGATCCTGCTCTTCTGCTCGATGGTCTACCTGCGGCTGAGCAAGTTCGGAGGCGAGAAGTGA
- a CDS encoding pectate lyase family protein codes for MRGRHLAVAAGLLGVLCVPAHAEARDIGRDTLPANDGWAAEGAGTTGGTAADADHVYTVTDRAGLVRALDGGSDTPKIIKIAGTIDANTDAEGDRLDCSDYATGGYSLKKYLAAYDPRTWGSAKPGGPQEEARQASAARQAERIVLPVGSNTTLVGLGDSAVLKGASLQVRNADNVIIRNLDVRDAYDCFPVWQPNTGGLGDWKTAYDNIWLTGATHVWVDHVTLSDKGHPDAKEPTYFARNYLRHDGLLDITNGSDLVTVSWSRFAGHDKAMLIGNGDTATGDRGKLRVTLHHNRFESVVQRAPRVRFGQVHLYNNRYDITGDDHRYSLGVSTESRMYAENNAFHAPGHVEVADLVKSWNGSALHQSGTLFNGFPVDLLAIHNAYNSGSERDLTADVGWTPALHGRIDSAREADRAVARGAGAGRIP; via the coding sequence ATGAGGGGCCGACACCTGGCCGTCGCGGCCGGGCTGCTGGGGGTGCTCTGCGTGCCCGCGCACGCCGAGGCCCGGGACATCGGCCGCGACACCCTGCCCGCGAACGACGGCTGGGCCGCCGAGGGAGCGGGCACCACCGGAGGCACGGCCGCCGACGCCGACCACGTGTACACGGTGACCGACCGCGCAGGGCTCGTCCGGGCCCTCGACGGCGGCAGCGACACCCCGAAGATCATCAAGATCGCCGGGACGATCGACGCCAACACCGATGCCGAAGGCGACCGGCTGGACTGCTCCGACTACGCCACCGGCGGCTACAGCCTGAAGAAGTACCTCGCCGCCTACGACCCCCGCACCTGGGGTTCCGCCAAGCCCGGCGGCCCCCAGGAGGAGGCCCGCCAGGCCTCCGCCGCGCGCCAGGCCGAACGGATCGTGCTCCCCGTCGGCTCGAACACCACCCTCGTCGGCCTCGGCGACTCGGCCGTCCTCAAGGGCGCGAGCCTCCAGGTGAGGAACGCCGACAACGTGATCATCCGCAACCTCGACGTGCGCGACGCCTACGACTGCTTCCCCGTCTGGCAGCCCAACACCGGCGGCCTCGGCGACTGGAAGACGGCGTACGACAACATCTGGCTGACCGGAGCCACCCATGTGTGGGTGGACCATGTGACCCTGAGCGACAAGGGCCACCCCGACGCGAAGGAACCCACCTACTTCGCCCGCAACTACCTGCGCCACGACGGCCTGCTGGACATCACCAACGGCTCCGACCTGGTCACCGTCTCCTGGAGCCGCTTCGCCGGCCACGACAAGGCGATGCTCATCGGCAACGGCGACACCGCCACCGGCGACCGCGGCAAGCTCCGGGTCACCCTGCACCACAACCGGTTCGAGTCCGTCGTCCAGCGCGCCCCGCGCGTCCGCTTCGGCCAGGTGCACCTCTACAACAACCGGTACGACATCACCGGCGACGACCACCGCTACTCGCTCGGCGTCTCCACCGAGTCGAGGATGTACGCGGAGAACAACGCCTTCCACGCGCCCGGCCATGTGGAGGTCGCCGACCTGGTCAAGAGCTGGAACGGCAGCGCCCTGCACCAGAGCGGCACGCTCTTCAACGGCTTCCCGGTCGACCTGCTCGCGATCCACAACGCATACAACTCGGGCAGCGAGCGCGATCTGACGGCCGACGTCGGCTGGACGCCCGCCCTGCACGGGCGGATCGACAGCGCCCGGGAGGCAGACCGGGCGGTGGCCCGCGGCGCGGGTGCGGGGAGGATCCCATGA
- a CDS encoding pectinesterase family protein: protein MTHLRSKRLSRPGHGRIAAAVLGLVVALGLGSIEDAQAAPASRPGPTADRWTDRPHGFASLAGGTTGGAGGKVVTVTDQAALAKYAAAEEPYVIRVEGTLEMEPFGTEIPVASDKTIIGVSDTAEIVHGGFTLDPGTHNVVIRNLTIRDTAIEGNWDCKDTDYDGIRLDTAHHVWIDHIRFSRICDGQLDIRKDSEYVTVSYNQFTDNNKTFGIGWTPNVRTQITVDHNWFRGTKQRNPSADNCAYAHLYNNYLSAQLSDGDPVWTYGNWSRGRTKMVIENSFYDGVQHPYQADASAELVQRGSILRNTTGRHDAWGTAFDPRDFYSYRLDPAAAVPALVKRFSGPQQRIGGPVTLRVPGDYPTVQAAVDAVPDGNDIPLTIAVAPGTYREKVFIPASKPDIELRGTGRDRYDTVIVFDTPAEYGGSTGSATVRIAANDVTARNLTFSNDFDEAAHELKGEQALAMKTTGDRIVFEDTAFLGNQDTLMTDSPKLTTVSRVYVRDSYIEGDVDFVYGRATTVIERSVIRALSRGSDSNNGYITAASTWKGNPYGFLITKSKIVSDAPAGTYHLGRPWHPGGEPDAVAQVLIRDTRLPAAVKSSPWTDMSGFSWKDARFTEYRNHGPGASVTADRPQMSDRDARSHTVTAYLAGTDGWAPHTRH, encoded by the coding sequence ATGACGCACCTCCGTAGCAAGCGCTTGTCGAGACCGGGGCACGGCAGGATCGCGGCCGCCGTGCTCGGCCTGGTCGTCGCGCTCGGCCTCGGCTCGATCGAGGACGCCCAGGCGGCCCCTGCATCGCGGCCCGGCCCCACCGCGGACCGCTGGACCGACCGGCCGCACGGCTTCGCCTCCCTCGCCGGCGGCACCACCGGCGGGGCGGGCGGCAAGGTCGTCACCGTCACCGACCAGGCCGCACTGGCGAAGTACGCGGCGGCCGAGGAGCCGTACGTCATCCGCGTCGAGGGCACCCTGGAGATGGAGCCCTTCGGTACGGAGATACCCGTCGCCTCGGACAAGACCATCATCGGCGTCAGCGACACCGCCGAGATCGTGCACGGTGGCTTCACCCTCGACCCCGGCACGCACAACGTCGTCATCCGCAACCTCACCATCCGCGACACCGCCATCGAGGGCAACTGGGACTGCAAGGACACCGACTACGACGGCATCCGCCTGGACACCGCCCACCACGTGTGGATCGACCACATACGGTTCTCGCGGATCTGCGACGGGCAGCTCGACATCCGCAAGGACAGCGAGTACGTCACCGTCTCGTACAACCAGTTCACGGACAACAACAAGACCTTCGGCATCGGCTGGACCCCGAACGTCAGGACGCAGATCACCGTCGACCACAACTGGTTCCGGGGCACCAAGCAGCGCAACCCGTCCGCCGACAACTGCGCCTACGCGCACCTCTACAACAACTACCTGTCCGCGCAGCTGTCCGACGGCGACCCGGTCTGGACGTACGGCAACTGGTCGCGCGGCAGGACGAAGATGGTCATCGAGAACAGCTTCTACGACGGCGTCCAGCACCCCTACCAGGCCGACGCGAGCGCCGAGCTGGTGCAGCGCGGGTCGATCCTGCGCAACACCACCGGCCGGCACGACGCGTGGGGCACCGCGTTCGACCCGCGGGACTTCTACTCCTACCGGCTCGACCCGGCCGCCGCCGTGCCCGCGCTGGTGAAGCGGTTCTCCGGGCCGCAGCAGCGGATCGGCGGGCCGGTCACGCTGCGCGTCCCGGGCGACTACCCGACCGTGCAGGCCGCCGTGGACGCCGTCCCCGACGGCAACGACATCCCGCTGACGATCGCCGTCGCGCCGGGCACCTACCGCGAGAAGGTGTTCATCCCCGCGAGCAAGCCGGACATCGAACTGCGCGGCACCGGACGGGACCGCTACGACACCGTCATCGTCTTCGACACGCCCGCCGAGTACGGGGGTTCGACGGGGAGCGCCACCGTCCGGATCGCCGCGAACGACGTCACCGCCCGCAACCTCACCTTCAGCAACGACTTCGACGAGGCCGCGCACGAGCTGAAGGGCGAGCAGGCCCTGGCGATGAAGACGACCGGCGACCGGATCGTCTTCGAGGACACCGCGTTCCTGGGCAACCAGGACACCCTCATGACCGACAGCCCCAAGCTGACCACCGTCAGCCGGGTCTACGTCCGCGACTCCTACATCGAGGGCGACGTCGACTTCGTCTACGGACGGGCCACGACGGTGATCGAACGGTCGGTGATCCGGGCACTGAGCCGCGGCTCGGACTCCAACAACGGCTACATCACGGCGGCTTCGACATGGAAGGGCAACCCGTACGGGTTCCTGATCACCAAGTCGAAGATCGTCAGCGACGCTCCCGCCGGGACCTATCACCTGGGACGGCCCTGGCACCCGGGCGGCGAGCCGGACGCGGTCGCCCAGGTGCTGATCCGGGACACCCGGCTGCCCGCCGCGGTCAAGTCCTCGCCGTGGACCGACATGAGCGGCTTCTCGTGGAAGGACGCGCGGTTCACCGAGTACCGGAACCACGGCCCGGGCGCGTCGGTCACCGCCGACCGTCCGCAGATGAGCGACCGGGATGCGCGCTCCCACACCGTCACCGCCTACCTGGCGGGCACCGACGGCTGGGCGCCGCACACCCGCCACTGA
- a CDS encoding PmoA family protein — MTGNDTAVLRVAGRPVGRYVTRPELPARLSPRPYLHPVTTLAGTAVTELAPADHAHHLGVGVAVPDVEGFNFWGGRTYVRDQGPTELDNHGSQRHIAFQLRDPDGFVEELRWVSPGGELLRERRTVAATELTGHAWALDLTFSLTNVTRSPLSIGSPATNGRPGAAYGGFFWRARKESTAPEVFTAGADGEEKVHGRPADWLALRGGTWTLVFAGATEQTRRDPWFVRTEEYPGVGSSLAYDARVPLPPGETVVRRVVTVVADGRLDRDAAASLVRKAVSP; from the coding sequence ATGACCGGCAACGACACAGCGGTCCTGCGCGTCGCCGGCCGGCCGGTCGGCCGGTACGTCACCCGGCCCGAGCTGCCGGCCCGGCTCTCCCCGCGCCCCTACCTGCACCCCGTCACCACCCTGGCCGGCACGGCCGTGACCGAACTCGCCCCGGCCGACCACGCACACCACCTCGGCGTCGGTGTCGCCGTTCCCGACGTCGAGGGGTTCAACTTCTGGGGCGGGCGCACCTACGTCCGCGACCAGGGCCCGACCGAACTCGACAACCACGGCTCGCAGCGGCACATCGCCTTCCAGCTGCGCGACCCGGACGGCTTCGTGGAGGAGCTGCGCTGGGTGAGCCCGGGCGGCGAGCTGCTGCGCGAGCGCCGTACGGTCGCCGCCACCGAACTCACCGGCCACGCCTGGGCGCTGGACCTCACGTTCTCCCTCACCAACGTCACCAGGAGCCCGCTGTCGATCGGCAGCCCCGCGACCAACGGGCGCCCGGGCGCGGCCTACGGCGGCTTCTTCTGGCGGGCCCGCAAGGAGTCCACCGCGCCGGAGGTCTTCACGGCCGGGGCCGACGGTGAGGAGAAGGTCCACGGCCGCCCCGCCGACTGGCTCGCCCTCCGCGGCGGCACCTGGACGCTGGTCTTCGCCGGCGCCACCGAACAGACCCGCCGCGACCCGTGGTTCGTGCGCACCGAGGAGTACCCGGGCGTCGGCTCCTCCCTGGCGTACGACGCACGCGTGCCGCTCCCGCCGGGCGAGACCGTCGTGCGCCGGGTGGTCACCGTCGTCGCCGACGGCCGGCTCGACCGGGACGCCGCGGCGTCCCTCGTCCGCAAGGCGGTGAGCCCGTGA
- a CDS encoding carbohydrate ABC transporter permease has product MSVKEATKAAPAPVRATTEPPRPAKGHRAWDEAPRWQIYLPLGIYLLFTLVPFYWILLFSLRPAGSTSLVPWPMTFDHFEKVWTERSFGTYFANSVLVGVATLLMTTLVALAGGYALARFDFKIKRAFMLGLLCSQFVPGALLLVPLFEIFAELQMINSLGSVILAETVFQLPLSMILISNFIKNVPYSLEEAAWVDGCNRMTAFRIVVLPLLRPGLIAVGSFAFVHSWNHFLFALMFLNNQDKQTIPVGLNSLMSADSVDLGALAAGGIIAAVPVVLVFAFIQKWLITGFSAGAVKG; this is encoded by the coding sequence GTGAGCGTCAAGGAAGCCACCAAGGCCGCACCCGCCCCCGTGCGCGCCACCACCGAACCGCCGCGCCCCGCCAAGGGCCACCGCGCCTGGGACGAGGCACCCCGCTGGCAGATCTACCTGCCCCTGGGCATCTACCTGCTCTTCACCCTCGTCCCCTTCTACTGGATCCTGCTGTTCTCGCTGCGCCCGGCCGGCTCGACCTCGCTCGTGCCCTGGCCGATGACCTTCGACCACTTCGAGAAGGTCTGGACGGAGCGCAGCTTCGGCACCTACTTCGCCAACAGCGTGCTCGTCGGCGTCGCCACCCTGCTGATGACGACGCTCGTGGCGCTGGCCGGCGGCTACGCCCTCGCCCGGTTCGACTTCAAGATCAAGCGGGCGTTCATGCTGGGCCTGCTGTGCTCCCAGTTCGTGCCGGGCGCGCTGCTGCTGGTGCCGCTGTTCGAGATCTTCGCCGAACTGCAGATGATCAACTCGCTGGGCAGTGTCATCCTCGCCGAGACGGTCTTCCAGCTGCCACTGTCGATGATCCTGATCAGCAACTTCATCAAGAACGTGCCGTACTCCCTGGAGGAGGCGGCCTGGGTCGACGGCTGCAACCGTATGACGGCCTTCCGGATCGTGGTGCTGCCGCTGCTGCGGCCCGGCCTGATCGCCGTCGGCTCGTTCGCCTTCGTCCACTCCTGGAACCACTTCCTGTTCGCCCTGATGTTCCTGAACAACCAGGACAAGCAGACGATCCCCGTCGGCCTCAACAGCCTGATGAGCGCCGACAGCGTCGACCTGGGCGCGCTCGCCGCGGGCGGCATCATCGCGGCCGTTCCGGTGGTGCTCGTGTTCGCCTTCATCCAGAAGTGGCTGATCACCGGGTTCAGCGCGGGGGCGGTGAAGGGATGA